DNA sequence from the Juglans microcarpa x Juglans regia isolate MS1-56 chromosome 5S, Jm3101_v1.0, whole genome shotgun sequence genome:
taattagttgagatgaaagttgaaagttaaataaaatatttttagaatattatttttaatatgagtGAGGCTATGCTgccccactcttaccgctggGCGTGCCGCCCAGTggtttcgttttttttttttctttttttttcacatttttttaatatatttaaatatttttaaaaaataaaaaaatacactaatacatttaaaatcacttccttagccactcaataaaaaaaaaaaaaaaaaaattgaccagcggtcaaattGAGCGGTCATAGTCGGGCGGCATAGTAGACCttctcttttaatattattattattttaaaaattgaaaaaattaaattatttattatattttacctTAAAacttgataaagttgtaatgatgaagtgagatgaaatattttcactatgCAAACGGGACAATTGAGTATAATTTGTTTTTGCATATGAAAAACTCTATgtatcagtcattattcactaCTTCACACctcacactttataaaaaacacCTCCAcgtcttataaaaaatatccttacactctataaaaaaaaattatagatataagacataaaagtaaataatgatTATTGCATAAAATTCCTCTCATTACATATAGTCCCAGTCATTTAATTATGACTTTCCTTTGCATGGCATTCTCCCTCaaatttctaaaagttttgGCACATTCAATCTATCAAAATTGtcccaatcaaattcaaaattgatTTGGACCCAATATGACTGCTAGAAACATTGTAGCCAAGAGTGTAGGGTCCTGTGGACTTGACAATTAATTGGTAAATCGATACCCAGAAATGATTGAATATTCCTTTCTCTTCATTTCGTAGCATTGAGCATCGGAAAAATCTAATCATCTCAACTAGtcttttttatgaagttttttccGCATTCTGTATGTGGGCTAAATAACATTCATTTTAACGTGGGGGAGATTGAGAATGCCCCTTTATAATTAGAGTAATGTTAAGtacaatttttaaatagagattgtaatataaatttagacaattttaattttaaaattttttaaaattataaaaatatctctcttaaaataattttttttttcatttaataaaaattctgTACATACAATCTCTAAGTAGagactataaatagaatttcttttataattaccACCATGACCCAAGGCTGGCTAGCTAgttcatgtatatatacaagtattttagatttatttttagtcATGTCTATTATACAATACGATAtatcttaaataattattagattatttaagtataaaaattatatatgatgtgaCATGAGAAATTTAGCAAACTGAGAAATTGGAGCcacagagagaagaaaaaagagagtttaTTCAAGTTAATGTCGCCACAATGAAGGCTGATGGTTGAGGTgtaaaccaaacaaaaagatCTTCTTTCAACCTCCCACATAAGTCTCCGTCTTgttaaataaatacatataaaaaaaaaaaaaaatagatcagtTCCattattctctttatttttggttaaataATAGCCGCCTCCTCCAATCGAATCCTGCAAACTCGTTGGCCAAGATTCAAAAATTCCAATACAGTCTATGCCCAAAATCAACATCAACCTCACGATTCACCAAAAATCCGTCAAGCATTAATTATATAGAGACTcttcttcaatatatatataaaagtagtacagggataaaaaatatttcataaaaataaataataaatgactTAATCTgacatgatatattaaatttattttataattaaaatatttttacaatcgaatgtattatattaaattatattattttataaatttatttttataagatttttttatcttttaaaacatTTCTAACCGTAAGtatacatgcatataatatgtatatatatgtatatgagtCATGCTATACAGAAGTTTCACACtttgtatattatttaaaaaatatataattatatttttttatttttatatttaatattttatattttatatttataaaatatgaggataaaagagtaaaattatgCATGTGATTTAGGGTTATGAACTTTTGTGCGATGAAAGTCGCACTAAAGCCACACAAACTGCAACCCATTCTCTAACAAGACACGTACTCTTGTCACTTACCATACAAAAGGAAGCCACTTGCGATTTGCGAATGACGTGTAAACTAACTCCCCACCCATTCTCTTTGCTTTGTTCCCACACATAAATCCCCATCATGTAATATCTTCTCTCTCGACCAAAAAGTAGGCAACAGAAaagggagaaagaagaagaattatCATTGTTCATCTGCATGAAAGAAACACCCACCAAAATGGATCGCCAAGACTCGGCTGTTTTCGGTCTCCATACTCCTTCACAGCCATTAGAGTCCAATATGAAGGAAAGCCAGCGCTCCGATGAGTTCCATGACACTGATCAAGAACAACAAAGCCGCCCCACTGACAAAAAGAATAATACGCAAAGCTCAGCTTCAAGAACCCGTCGGTGTGAGCGAGACGGAGCTGCATTATTATTGACAGGCCTGCCAGCTTCACGTAGTGCAGAAGATGTTGGAAAAGAACCAGCTCATGTGGCCTCGGACGTTATGTCGGACGACAGTGGACGTGAGAGGCTGAAGAGACATAGGGTCGAAGTGGCTGGTCGGGTTTGGATTCCGGATATATGGGGACAGGAGGAGCTCTTGAAGGACTGGATAGATTGTTCTGCTTTCGATACTTCGCTAGTCCCCGCTGGAATCATGCCAGCTCGAGCGGCTTTGGTTGACGAGGGAAGGAGAGCAAATTCTAGTGGAATGAGAATAGAAAACAGgtgttgaattttatttttatttttatttttgtttctatgaTATTTTCCATTGTTTTAATCACGATAACGCACTTATTTGATCTAAACCTAGTAGATATTTTGAAGCGAATACATGTGATTGATTTCTTTCTTGGCTAGCACTTCTAATTTTAGGATTAtgattgtgattgtgattgtgatatgaccttatatatattaacaaatttTTGCTCAGATTTGTCATGAGAGACTGAATAGAAACAGAATAATCTAAGCCAATTATTCTATTTTGtcatgaaatgagagagagagagagagagagagagagttcaaaCCAAATTATCGTTCAAACGGTCGACAATAAAGCTCGAGAGTAATTACAGCTACATTTTGCTTTTATCAAgcataattttcttgtttcatactttcatctcaattcctAAAGGATAAACTCGCTTCATAGTTCATACCCAAATCACACAGTTCGAAACCTGGCCTTTCCCTTATACATTGAGGGGGCTAAGGCTAACACCACTTGGGCCAGAGGCTATCGGCAACATAAAAATATCTTTGATTTTCCACAAAACTGTAATTAGAAGTTGTAAACATTTATACACAGTGAAGCTAAGCTCCATATCTTTGATATTTCATCATCACGCTGCTGAAGCTAGTGCCCGTTTTCTGATATATTTGGAACAAGAAAGAGATTAGTACAACAGGTGGATTAGGCTTGAAACATTTCCAAGGTAAATCGACGAATAGAACAGTTTTAAAGCACAACAGGATTTGTTTACCCATACATAATGACGCCAGCTCCCATATCTTTATCGTACCATCATCGCTTGCAGAAGCTAATAGCCGTTTTTCCTGACAATGAGCAATCATAAATAGCAAAATGCTATCACAGGTAAATGAGACTACAAAACATGACCGCAGTAAATAGACAAATAGAATGACATGATTTAAGCTCTACAAGAAAGGGTGACCTGTTAATGCCGGATACAAAATAAGCATTCCAGTTTGGAAAATCCTTATTATATATCCACACATTGGATTCTATGAGGTTCGAAGAAGTTAAAGTCATTTTGACGGGATTATGCTCGACATTTTTATCAGTCTAGAGGGAAAAAATCTTACCCCAGGGCTCCATTGTATTGAATTAATATCCATGTCATGGGCCTTCTCCTTTTTCAGCAGCAATTTATAGGTAGGCCCATCAACCtatcatcaacttaatttaTAAGCTTAAAAGTATGCAATGGAGTCGATAACTTGATAGGTAGTTTCTGAactgcataaaaagaaaatccagGAATCTAgaattttaaaagatttaaGGAAAGTTCACATCCATGATATACGATCTGCTGAATTTTAAGATcccttatcatttttttttataggatccCTTATCAACTTAACCAAGGTCAAAGACTAATTCAATCGTATTAAAAATAGGTACGAGGACAAGAATGTGAAATCAAACTGTTATTATCAAGAAATTAACTAAAATCTAGTTTCTCCAACCGACAACATAACTTCAACAAGATATATGGACCAAGCAAGAACCCCTTTGCCCATCTCTTTTTTTGATTGGTCCCATTGCCCATCTCTGTAAAGGACTTCTGATTTCATCCTAGGAGATTAATTgaactaagttttttttttaatcagtaaacaaaattttattgagcatTGAACTAAgcttattatattatatcatgttcTAATCATAATTTCCATTAGTAATCTAGAGGAGATTTATCCCTCTTTACCATACATGGAGGCCAAGATTTATCTACACAATGGAGAAAAATGTCCATTTACCATATCCCTTTCAgaaaaaattgatgataaatGGGACATGATCTCAGCATCACCGGTGATGTCAATAAATAATAGCAATGAATGAAAAGCTGAAGGAATATTATTGAATACCAAACCATCTCTGTTCTCCACAAAAAACCGTATGGCATCATCAGCTGCTCCACTGGCAATAATACCCTCGCTGTCATTTTCACGCATACAGTATAATTAATTCATAACAggacaatttatttttctaaaggattaaaaaaaagatgaaagaaactTATA
Encoded proteins:
- the LOC121268131 gene encoding protein BIC1-like, which translates into the protein MKETPTKMDRQDSAVFGLHTPSQPLESNMKESQRSDEFHDTDQEQQSRPTDKKNNTQSSASRTRRCERDGAALLLTGLPASRSAEDVGKEPAHVASDVMSDDSGRERLKRHRVEVAGRVWIPDIWGQEELLKDWIDCSAFDTSLVPAGIMPARAALVDEGRRANSSGMRIENRC